One genomic window of Coffea eugenioides isolate CCC68of chromosome 1, Ceug_1.0, whole genome shotgun sequence includes the following:
- the LOC113773669 gene encoding probable galacturonosyltransferase-like 4 — MRRLCSLPFLLGLLSLFLTLLHPFATTTTSTSAIPLTTIATGIRLGIVRKPFVPDATVFREAPAFRNGETCGRPSGDAEHIHIAMTLDANYLRGTMAAVLSILQHSTCPENVVFHFLWVRHETEVYSNIKSTFPYLNFKVYRFDSSRVRGLISKSVRQALDQPLNYARVYLAEIIPAEVKRVIYLDSDLVMVDDVGKLWGVDLEDKVLAAPEYCHANFTNYFTEAFWADPELPKIFQGRDPCYFNTGVMVVDADRWRRGNYTQKVEEWMAVQKQKRIYRLGSLPPFLLVLAGNIKAVDHRWNQHGLGGDNIEGKCRSLHPGPISLLHWSGKGKPWLRLDSRKPCNVDHLWAPYDLYRSSKHSFEE, encoded by the coding sequence ATGAGAAGATTATGCTCTCTTCCGTTCCTCCTTGGCCTCCTGTCTCTCTTCCTTACCCTCCTCCACCCCttcgccaccaccaccacctctacCTCCGCCATTCCCTTAACCACCATCGCCACCGGCATCCGCCTTGGCATCGTACGCAAGCCGTTCGTCCCAGATGCCACCGTGTTTCGCGAAGCTCCGGCCTTCCGTAACGGGGAGACATGCGGAAGACCCTCCGGGGACGCCGAGCACATCCACATTGCCATGACCCTGGATGCTAATTATCTCAGAGGGACCATGGCTGCCGTGTTGTCCATCCTGCAACATTCGACGTGCCCCGAGAACGTCGTCTTCCACTTTCTTTGGGTGAGGCACGAAACCGAGGTGTATTCCAACATTAAATCTACCTTCCCTTACCTCAACTTCAAGGTGTATCGCTTCGATTCGAGCAGGGTTCGCGGGTTAATATCCAAGTCCGTTCGCCAAGCTCTAGACCAGCCCTTGAATTATGCACGTGTATATCTCGCAGAAATAATCCCCGCGGAGGTCAAGCGCGTTATCTATCTCGATTCTGATCTTGTCATGGTGGACGATGTTGGGAAGCTATGGGGCGTCGATTTGGAAGACAAGGTTTTGGCTGCACCCGAATATTGCCATGCAAACTTCACTAACTACTTTACGGAAGCATTTTGGGCTGACCCGGAGTTGCCCAAAATTTTTCAAGGGAGAGATCCTTGCTACTTTAATACGGGAGTGATGGTGGTGGATGCTGATAGGTGGAGACGAGGAAACTATACTCAGAAGGTTGAGGAGTGGATGGCAGTGCAGAAGCAAAAGAGAATCTACCGTTTGGGCTCTCTGCCGCCATTCTTGCTCGTCCTGGCCGGAAATATTAAGGCAGTTGATCACAGATGGAATCAGCACGGACTGGGCGGTGATAATATTGAAGGAAAATGCAGGAGTTTGCATCCCGGGCCCATCAGTTTATTGCATTGGAGCGGAAAGGGTAAGCCGTGGTTGAGACTGGACTCCAGGAAACCCTGCAACGTTGATCATCTATGGGCTCCTTACGATCTTTACCGCTCCTCAAAACATTCTTTTGAGGAATAG